GATCGTTGAATGAAAACATGGAacgtagttgaaaaaaaaaaaaaaattaataacaaagaGAGATAGTAACCAACTATACAAGTATCTGAAATAAAGAACCGATTTACGATATCATCGATAAAGTTAAAGAGAATTCAGTTAAATTAAACACTTTGCTTTGTGTATTTAGAAGTTTCAATGATttaacgattttcaaacaactttCTCATAACTTTCTCTTTCGTTTTACCACTACGTAGGGAAGTGAACAAAGTGACCACAAGGATTTAGAAAGAGACAATCCCACCTTTTCTCTGATCAAGATTAAACGAAATATCCGTCAAAATACCAGAATATTTGATATGGAATCTAGTAATGCAAAAGTCTTTCCGATCTGAAGTATTCTTTGCACTCTTTGTTCTTGTTAGTGATAACAATACGAACAGCAACAGTGAAAGAGGCATTAAGAGAATGGAAAGAGAATAAAGGGAATAAAGAGAGTGCTCGGTGAAAGCATTGAAAGAACACAACAAGATACATGACTGGAGATAGCGAGATGCATTTCATCAGCAAGTCGTCAGCTGCTGCAATCTCAAAATAAGCTGCAAGATTTCCTGGGAAAACGAACATTCTGATAGCTACTGAGAAGAGTTTTCATCGCTACTTGATACAGAAATAACAGCGTATGACTGACATTTCTGGGGTACAAGCCTGAGGTGCTTTACAAGGAATTCGTTAACCATATCATGtcaattatttacatattcAGAATAATATTAGAAGTGCGACGAATGAGCAGAACTAATTAGGAATTTGGCATTTTAGATTCTATCTAATCGAAAGATAAATATCAGACATTCGATTTAAATTGATAAAGAAAGAAGATATTTCTTTCAGATTAACGGATGAAACTCGATATCAGTTCCATTTGCttgagtaatttttcttcgaggataaatttgaaacgtgACTTTATCCATGTatcgataaataaaatgacatTAAGTCAGGTTTTGTTTACAACTTAAATTACCTAGGAAAAGCGTCAAAGAACCAGGTCCTCTTGGTATTGGGAAAGGCGACCCTCATCCCAGACATAAGAGGCGAATGAAGAACGACAGCGCCGACTTCATACCTGGCTGCAAGATCGACGGTAGGAACGGTGCCGATGCTCTGTCCATAGAGGATGATGTTTTCAGGGCTGATGCCGTACCTGGTCCTGAGAGCATGCCAGGCGGCGTCAATATCGGCGTACAAATTCTTTTCCGAAGGTTTGCCACCCGATACCCCGTAGCCAGAATAATCGTAGCTGAATATGTTGCAGTTTATCCTGGAGCCGAGGCCCAGGTAGAAGCTGGACATCTGTCCGAGGTCGACGGCATTTCCGTGGGAAAATAGTATCGTAAACCTCGCGGTCGCCGAACACCTGACGAACAAACAGGCGATCCGATTCCCGCGGGAGGTGCGGGCGTAGAAACCCTCGACGGATTCCTTTTCGCGCTCCGTATATTGCCACTCGGCACGCTCCGAGAGGGCGATGGTAAATTTCGAGCTGGAGGCCTCGTCCTCGGTGAAGGAGTACGTCGGCTCCGGAGGAAGGAAGGCGAGCTTAGCCGCGATCCTGGACGGACATGGGGGGCAGCAGAAAAGACAGCACAACTCGCTCAGGCTGAGGCCGTTCATGTTTAGGGTTCAGGTTGCTCTGTCCAAGGGAATTCGGCTCGGTTTGCCGCGTGTATCGACCGTTCGCGCCTCGCTTCAGGCGACTGTTATCACCTCGAGACAACGGCCGAGGATGAGGACGAGAGCGCGGATGACAAGGAAGGCGAGTCGCTACCAGCTGGGTTGAACATTGGGGCCAGCGGCGGTTCGGGCcgttcgattttcaaaaaactgcTGGTTCAATTCACCGATCCACTTGTTTTAACTCCCGACGGTTTGCGGGCCGCGAATACGTTCAAGAAACAGACCCCTTGGGGGCCAGCGGCGGTTCGGGGcgttcgatttttaaaaaaccgcTGGTTCAACTCTCAGATTCACTTGTTTTAACACTGAAGGTTTGCGAGCCGCAGACGCGTTTAAGATTCATTTGGCTACAGTGCGAGAACAGAGAAGACCGCCCGTCTATCGACTCATCGTTTTTCCAGGTATACGCGTGACTGCGCGACCTGTACTACCTGCGGTAATTTATACCAGGTATATAAAACGAAATCACGGCCGTTATCGTCGTGGCACGCAGGTGTCGCCTGTCTTCGCGGAGCTCGGTTATTATATTTACGCAATTTTACTTTTCAGACTTTTACGTATTTCTTTCTGTCCATAGTTTCCTTTTCGCGGCGAGAATTCATCGGGGTGCCATGATTGCGCGACGCGACTAACCGCTGCTACCTTATCGCGTTCACTCACTGCTAGCTACTTCTATTCTCTTTCTTTGTAATCTTTTCAcactgctgttgctgctgctggtgctgctgctactgctaatgatgatgatgggcttctttgtatacatacgtgcatGCGTCCATGCACAAGGTGGAGCGCACCTTGTGTGCGCGATTGGTCTGCATGTAAGCGTACGGCGTGTGCTGATTGGATTTTAACTATGCGCTTGTTGGGGCTGCGCTGTATGACACTGGGAAATCACGTATGAATACCCACGCAAGCACACTACTTAGAATATTTAGTACGTGGGGATAGTGGTCGCCTCTCGACCCGCGGTCACGAACACGGtgtaaataaagaaacatAGGATTATAAACTGTTGGCAGCTGTTCCGGGAAAAAAGTCCTGTCGAATCTCGGCTTATGAGCGCACTCTGTTGGCCATCTGCCGCAACAGTGTGCCGCGGCGAATTAAAACCAGACGCTGCTGCCAACATCCCAGACCCAAACATTAGACATAGTTGTCCGGGGAATTTTTGTTCAGTCGGTAACTGGAGCTCTCTCATGCTTccttggagaaaaaaaatatattatcatACCTGCTCATCTCCTGAAACCGCGCATTCTAGTGTTGCTAATACTCTACCAGGTAAATCGTGAGTTCCATGAAATCACGAATTCAGGAGATCCTCGAATTTGTACCAATCTTCTGTGTTCTGTGTGGCTTAACATATCATCAGTCCCCTCCCCTTTTTTATCGTTcctaaaatttgatttgaaaatttcgaaatggTACGAAAGCGCAAGGGGCATTTGGCATATTTTTCCCGTCACAATTAATGTTGAGACGTACAGCTAATTGCCTATTGGCAGGCGTTAGGTGACAACATTTCGGATTTCATGTTAATGAATACATAGAATAGATAAACTATTCAAATACGATCCTCATACGTTAATTTAATCacaatataggtataataaatgatTTGAAGTACTCATGGTTACGATCGAGActtaatcatttatctatagtgaaaatattttttcaactttagtGAATCATTACTTGCGAATAGAAACTCCATCGCGTTCTTGTAACGAAATTCACAGTCTCAATACAAATCACATCTTAGTACCATATTTAGTTTTCCTCGATCATTATTGTCGCGGATAGTAATATTGTCATTCACGATCTGTCTAATAATCGATAAATAGGAACGATGTTGTCAATATATTggaaggataaaaaaattgttcgcgATCCGTCGATTACAAATAAAGTGCTTCATTACGTATGAGAATTATACGAAACTGTAATGGCTTATAATAAAGAAGGTCAACGATCTTAACTTACGGCGAAGAAACAGATCGCGATGCGTGATGAATTGGTATTGAATTATATCAAACTGGAGAGTTTCGTGACTGGCAAAAACGGTGAACCGATAAAATTGGGCTTTTTCGCACCAGATCGAGTATACAAAAGACGATCCGGGATCGCGAAGAACTCGAAGATACCGCTAGACGAAAATTGCGCATTGCGATTCCTCATTCTTTCCCGTAACTTCTGAGCTAATTGTCGTCGGAGATTCCGGTGTAACGAACCAAGTTAAAGTAAACAATGCACTCCTGGGACACGATCATGTTCCATTCCAGATACCGCGTCGAACTAGATCTGACCCGATTGCGTAGTACAGGCAACCCTACTCCTCGATTTTCTCGAATAATAGGACCACGTCTACGACCAGCTTCAGTTCTGAAACTAAAGTATACAACTCTCCTCTCAGACTTTCATTGTTCCCCGTCAAGGCGGAGCGCGAATATCACTATCGAAACTCGCGGCGCTGGGcgaattttttccttcgttaatagtaatttttattcggtCTATTCGTTTTTGGGGGAATTTTTAAATACGCTCATCATCCGATTGGCCAAACCTTCGCTAATCAAGTTTCATTGACGGTGGCAAGGATACGATTATCCCTCGCGGCGAATATCGAGGTAAGTGTTGTACATGAATCGACGTCAGAATTCTACTCATCAGGACTAATTTTTATACTACAAGAGTGCATAGGTTGTCTGAAATTAAAGGTATCGCTGCGCTGTTGATATTTATTAGTAAAATTTCACTGAATTGAAagtgttcaattttattcgacGGCTGGCTCTCGCTGCTATAATCTGCAGGGTTCATTACCGCGTGTACAGCAGGTGTAACTTTCTTCGAAAGTTTTTTAAAGAGGAACGCGGTATAATTTTATACTGAATCGAAATTAAATAGGGAAAAAATCGTCAGCGGACCGTTACGCTCGTTACGTAGGTTATAATTACGTGATTTTGAAGTTCAGTCCATCAAAGTATACcgtgtatgtacataatgCTTTTTGCATTGGCGCTATTTGTCTCTATGTGGAACCTTCTCGACAGACTCAGAAAAAGGACAGTTAAAAAGGGAGAAAGCGAAGCACGCCGGTTGCTGTTAGGGCGAAACGAATGTGCAGTTACATGATAATTATATACCTTTGTGTATCTTTAGCTGAAAGTGATatcaaaaatcgaagaaaaatagtCGAATAGAACCCTTCACGTTTTAGCCTCATTTCAATCCCGAACAATTTATCCCGAGCTAGATACATCCGCGTGGAAATTACAAATGCACCAGAGGAATTTAACTTCTACAATAATTGAATAGCCGTAACTCTcttgttggaaattttttcaacccgtGTTTCCGTTGATTTATTCCAGAGATATGTATAAAAAGTATTCCTGTTAATTTAGTTGATTTTTTCGCAATATTGCTGCGgtttttccattctttttgaaaatacGTAGCGTTATTCTGACGTACTTCTCGAAGTAGGTAAAATTGATTAAGAACATTTGCGCATATCGTggaattcattttcatcgaattttgaaaatactcaGCCTATAACaatacttatattataccaTTATGAGAAATAACATATGGGTCGGAAATGGATTTTATCTCCGACACTGCCGCTGTGGCAACATTTTATCTTAAGAATTGAGTTCCACATGCCGACTTGTGCAACTTTAGTAATTACCTTACAATAGACAATATGATTCAATAGTTGGAATCTGATGTGGCGAATCAATTTCCCGGGCGGGAAGGACTTGTGCCGTGCAAGAGTGATGAAAATACAAGATAAATGCTCATGCAAGGCAATTGCCAAAGTAGGACAACCTGGGCCTAAAGTCCAACGAAGCGCAAAGCCATTGCGAGGCTCGCAAGCAGTTTAGCGGCTTAAGGAgccaaaattcatttcaatgatgagaaaaaagtgaGGATATAAAATTAAGAATGAAGATTAATTACTTGAAAGATTACGAAATAGCGCAATGGCAGCTTCGCTCGCATGGataacgattattattatgttatcATCATTGGACGCTAGTGTTGTATACCTGCGGAATTCAGTCGGTCAAAAATTGTACCTGTTTCCTGGTTTCACCAACTTTGCTGTACGTATATCATACGTGCCCGGGGGTCCGTAACTTCAAGTGTGTCGTTACCGCGGGACGTTTGCATTCATGCTCTGTTTGAGCAAGTGCTGTGAATTCACCGAGTTTCTACAGGATATGGTTCCAAGATGTTTTAATGGGACGGAGCAAGGATGCAACGGTGACACGATTCGCCATTTCCCTATTGTCAATCTAAGTTAATTGTCATGTGCAGCGAATGCGACGTCTCTAGATCGTTCAGTGATTacttttcattcaattatgCTCATATTACATGGGTATGGTTTAATTGAGGAATAAATGAACATTGTACATTACGCAATCAATTACCGAAATACCAAACTTTAATATAATCGGAGCACTGATCTTTCCGCAATAACGAGACGttacgtgaaaatttaatgcttacaattatttcgaaaGTCGAAAGTTCATTTTACTAAAATGTAATTTGATTTGTTATCGGGATAAAATTCATTATCGTCAATTTCACCGGAAATACGCGCGTCGGTATTATATCACGTCAATCAGACATGGTTCAATCTATGCCTATCGTATATCTTTGAATTCAAATCAGCTTCAAACCATTTATGTTACTATACGcagtatttattatttatcatatGAAACATTTGACGGTCAGAGGCCGGAGGCTAATCAGTTGGTCGTACAATGATCATTGTAATTAATAACGAATCTGCTATATCGTCACGCCTTCTGCTTTCGCGTTCTTTGAACCGGTGCCTGGAGAAAGCTGATATTATAGTACTATATCCTCAAGAAGGATAGTGAATTTCTACGCATAATTCATTAAATGATTAAGAGATTTAGTTGAAAAGTTGTTCACCAATTTTCCGAAGGCTGTATTCAATCTTTTTCAACCGGATTTTATCACCGTTTTCGCAGATCAATCAACCCCGCCTCACAATGGAGGTCAATGTCTTGACGCTTCTTCTCATGATCGCATCGATGGGGTTGGCCAAAGCTACGATCGGCAATTGGGAGGGATGTGGTGGTCGACTAGAACGAGCCTTGGACGCTCTGAGGAGGGACACGACGAGGAGGACGCGCCTCGAAGACGATGAGCCCGAGTCGGGAATCGTATATCAGCAAGTCTTACGCTCTGCACCACTGGAAATGGTTGTGTCCCAGGTCAGCGTGAAGGTAGTGTGAATTATCAGAGCCAGGATTATGTCCCAATATTTGAATAgacgaaaaaatcaaagaacaTACGATAAACCGGAATAACTTTGAACTGAGGGCACAACTTTGAGACAGCGGGAATTTtctgaattcaaatttcccgctaaaatcaaaaaatttccagcttTCTTAAAGTTGCACTCCCAGTCCAAAGTTACCCCGATTTATGGTAAAACgcgaaattttatcattaataACGTTCAGAAAACTAGAACAAGTCTGAGAACGAAACTTTTTATACCAGGAACGTGATTTAAAGAGTTAATtcatcattgaattatttcggTTTTCAAAACCCCACAGCTTCCGCAAGACTCGAGAGGTCGTGGAGGTCCTTGGGCACAGGTAGAACGCTGCGTATACGAGCCAAGCAACAATTCCCTGCAGACGCGACTAGTCTTCAGTGATCTGACGGTGTCAGGGCGCATAACTCTCCTTCCTCTTGATTATCGGGTCGCACTACCCGCGGAATCTTGCAGGATGACACTGCGATTGCGACGCGCTGGAGTTGACTTCTTCACGAGCCCGATCGCTCGGGGACGAGGTCAAATGCGTATTCGTACAGAATCCAGTTTCCTTGAGCCCCGCTTTGCTTCCATCTACGCTTTCGGATGTCGACCGACCCGTAGTGATAAACAAATTAAACGACAGGACAAGTGGCCCCCACAGTCTACGCTTGTGAATGGTCAACTGGCCCCAAATCTTGTAAGTATTTTTATAcccaaatttttcttcaattcaagCATTACTGTGTGGAAAGCGAAGTCTTAGTGAAACTGATATCATTCAGGTACTAAATTCTCGAAATGCCGTATGTGGGGTTGTTCGAAACTAGGCGCAAAAATCATTAAGGTGTACCTCGAATAGTCTACTAACAGGCACTCGACCTTGCCCGAATTCGGGAATTAAGCatgcattttatttcaatctgAAATCAGGTGAAAAACGTAGCTCCGGCGGGAAATCCAACGGAGAACTATGAGGAGGCGGAACCACGGGAAATTTCTTCAACCACGACGAAGGACGACGCAGTCGTCGTCGAGAAGGAGAGCCGGAAAGCGCGTGCCCTGTTTCAAACGGATGCACGACCCGGTATCTGGCGTAGGAGTGACTGGATAACTCGTTCGTCATCGAATAGACAACGAAGAGAAGTCGCTGACATAACGCCACGAGACTTTGCTTTAGCCCTTGCAAAGAAGGCTCGTGCATTGCTGATAGAAGACGCGGAATCCTTGTCGAAGGATTCAGCGAGCGAAATGAGTGCGAAGAGGCAAGTCAAGGCTGATGGTTCGCAAGTTTCAATTCATAAGAATGGAAGCGATGTGGGTCACGGAGCAGCTACAAACTTACAGAATATCGAAGTTAAGGCAAATTACAAACGCGAGACCACGGAGATACCGATCGTCGAAGAAGCACTGAGACCCAGAGAATTGCTCCTAGAAGAAGACCTCGCGGATGATATTAATATTGCAGTTGCGGACGATTTCGAGGGAAGAGCTTGGCACGTGAGGGAAGGCGTAACCAGAGAAATGGAAGACGTGTTTTTGAAAGGAGCTAGTCAGGCGTTGACGAGTTACATCGAGAGGCAATTACACCCAGCCATTAAAGAAACGCTGATGTTGTCGATGGGTTACACCATCAGTTATGGATAATGAAACAAATTAAAGCGCATTCTTCGCTCGATCGGCTGTGCGACGCGTCAGAAGCGGGGAGATTATCtggatggaaatttttttattttatgcagTGCAGGCCATGGAAAAATAGGGAAACCGGAATATCGTTGGCCAGTAGCCATCGCAATTCAACTCGTGACTTGATCCTACGATTCATATTATCCACCCATAAATTATGGTACGATTCAGTTTTTGTGTGGTTTGAACATTGGAATGGACGTCAGAAAAGGAAAGAGTATGTCCTCGCGTTTAACGCCACGATGCCACGTCTGTGCGATCTGTTTCAGAAAGACTTTATTGACGGTTGTTCGTCGCGTAGTTTATGcttcttgaaaaatttgatacggAGGCAAACAACTGATTTTATGCATCGTGATATAGGTAGAGACGGAATATGAACGGAGTAAAGTGTAATTTGACCAATCTGGAGAGTGTAGTTATTTATTTAGAGTGCATACATCGGGTGCTATTATGTATACTTTTATGATTAACATATTTTCGTAGCTTAAGTTGAGAAACAAGTAGCGTAATACCTGCGCTGATTCTATAACGTAAGagattatcaattattattaataataaatgtattatTCAGAGTACACGTTATACTGTTTTGTACAGTCAACTGATCATTGGCGATTCTTCCATAAATCTTTGGTCGCTTGCAGTGTCAAAAAAATGACAGctcaagtaaaaaattcacgacaATTTGATCAGTACTTGAACGTGTAAAGAACTTAATCGCAAGTAAAtagaatgaaattcaaaatattagagagacattttcatttttggaatAATACAACATCCATCATAATATTGGATTAGTCAAACCGTACATCTGCCATGACTAGAAAGAGAATTCTAATACTTTCACAAGACTTGTTTCGTGTCTTTGATTATTAGATATTCTTTCATGTTGTTGCCAATACGTTATCGGAAAGAATTAAACAATATCAGAGCCTGCTCATATGTTGTAAAATGTAGAGCAGTCGTGGCTGCAGCTTTCAATTGACTGGGCCAAAGCCCCTTGAATAATCCCCTGAGTCCCTCAGTCTTGATGATGACACACACACAGTCAACGAGTCCGTTGCAACGAAAGAATTTTCCAAAGCCTTTTCTCCCGTGCTCAAAGCCTTGGATCTGTAATCTCTTTCGTGCGAGATCAAGCGGATAAACTGCTGTCTTGGCAACTAGACCAGCCGCACTACCGGCGATCATCGAAGTGGCAAAATTGTGTCCCGAATGATGGGTGTACTGGTTGTAGACATCTGTGAAAAACGCGTAGCAGGCAAACTGTAGCCCTGAATGAGGTGCGATTTGCAACAGAGTTGGCCACAGTCCTCGAAAAAATGTCCTTGGAGTTTCAGTACGTACAATCTctctgaaaatgaataaacacgGTATACTCTGATGTGTTGTGATGTTTTCTTTTAGATAAATATCATTGCAAGATATCCGTTTAAAAAGTAGGCAATAATAGTTTTTGCTATCATATAAAAAACCTTATATGAAATACGGAATACAGATGATAAATGAGAGCGATTCTTAAAGCACAGTGATAATTTTCATGAGCAACATGCGAATAACCCTTACATGCCGCAATGTAATATCCCTTGATATACACGATGATTAGACGACTGAGCAACTAATCTTGTTCTTACAGTATCAAATGGGAATGACACGATGGTTGCAAATATGCCAGCACCAGCACCAGCCAGAAAATGCAATAGATGATGCCATCGATCATGAAATGTGTAGTCGTTTGCCAGTTTACTGATAAGGTTGTACGATGAAAACTGTGAACAGATGgataatattttacattgaTGAATCAGAAAAACGTATCCATTCATCTCACACCTTTCCTGTTCCATAAACAACAGAGAGAAGCTGAGCAGGGACATGGCCTTTCCATAACGCAGAGACTCCTTCTTCCTTTACAATGAGTGCACAGGCCTGCGTTATCGAACGATATTTGCTTATGTAATGATCAGCTATCGGCTCGACTTGGAgctagaataaaaaaaacgatttgtttaataatttttacagtcaggcaaaatttagattttttctcatgtaAAATTAAATGGATAACAACACAAACCTGAAACCTAATCTTGATAACATCGAGAGGTTGGCACGTGAAACGAGTTACGAAACCGCTTACTGCGCCGGCAATTGCGTGATCAATGTTAGAGTGAGGTAATTGTTTCGCGATTTGCGACGTCTCGCTAATGTCATCATGCATTCTTACGTAGAACTCATGAAAACGTTGATGTTGATACGAAACGGCTTTGCATTGACAGAATCaagcaatatttacacttTCGTCTTGACATCGCGCGTCTATAACCTTTATCACATGTTATGACTCCAGCGTTTGCCTCTCACATGGTTTTGACTGTAGCCGGCGTAGGCGCTTTATGCGCAGTATTTTGCATGGGTAGATTGGAAGCTCCAGCGGTGAATAGCTAAAGCTTGTTGCTCCTGTAAATGCTCCTTTCATTAGGCAACTCAGCATACGTAGATGCAAGACAACACAAGAAAGAGAACTTTCAGGAAATTCAAGCAACTAAACTTTTATCGCTTTTTCAGATAATAATCTTGCGTGAACCGTTGAACCACGAaacaattattaattgtaatgTCAGTGAGTTATCAATGAAGGGATAGTCGAATAAGGCGTAAATGCATTGGTGGTAGTTTATTGATCATGTTGTGCTTAAGTTTCgacgtacatacatacttgATACATACAAGTACGTAAGATCGACATTTAATTCACAGCGTTATTACAAgtcagaaaaattgaatgatgaagaaacaatgaaatattttgataaatataattcattcattttttttcaaccatcgCCTGCATCCTTGTATGTACTCAATTAATAGTCTCTCAGACTCAGATCATTAACCTCGTATCATTATCCTGCAGATCACCAGTCTGCATCCTCGTATGTACTTAATTAGTCTCTCAGACTCAAAATCATTAATGTCGTATAGACTTGTTACATTGATAATGTACGAAAAGTTTCATAACATAGCTACCTGCAAACTTGTGCAGTTTTATCCTACCAAAGTTTacgaaaaaagtaattaatacCTAAGAATTCCAGACTAATTTGGAATGAATACTGAAATGTGAAATATATGCCTCACGTGGCTCCCGACAAAGTTCAAATCTAACATTATTAATATATCATAAATAAGAATTGTCTAAATCAAATAGGGTCCCGTTCGTAAATCACTAACTCAGGTTGGGACTATAAATAAAGAGAATTTGGTAGATAACTATGAATGGCCGATATTTAAAGTAGCAAATTCTGGTTACTGTCCTGCCGGACTCTTACCATTTGTTCACTCAATCGTAGTGTCAAATATATATCAATTAACAAGATGGGTAGTCCTTCGGGCAAGTCGAATCATAATATGTATACCGTATACGGCCATTAGGAACTAGTAAAAACGAACTCAATTGTAATTGTTATAACCGTTGCTGCGGCCCGTATCGAACCGCTTGCTACCGCCAGAATAATTATTCTCTCGTCCACGTCCGCCTCCATATCCCCAACGATCTGTAAAAGAGTATTCGAGATTTTCATTTGCGTTGATACATTAAATGGATCGTACAAAACAAACTTAGTTCCATTGGATTGTTCAACGATCTACGCAAAAGGATCCTTACTTCTGCCTCCGTAGcctccgccgccgccgccgccaccaCTTCGCGAAGCCAACTCACTTAGTTTGGGATTGATAACCTGATTAGCTTCTTGAAGTACATTGACCAAGTCCTTGGCTTGTCTGCCATTCTGTGGAGTGAAGAAAGCGTAGCTTGTTCCTGTACTTTGCGATCGGCCCGTTCTACCGATTCTGTGAATGTAGTCTTCTGACGATGACGGGTAGTCGAAATTGATCACGTACCTTACGTCATCCACATCTAAACGAATGGTCATAATCTAGTCAGTTCGAATCAAAGTGATTTGATTAgagattaaatgaaaaaaaataatttccctcTTTTAAAATCGGAAAAATGTATTGTATTGCCACGTTGTTGTG
The Neodiprion fabricii isolate iyNeoFabr1 chromosome 5, iyNeoFabr1.1, whole genome shotgun sequence genome window above contains:
- the LOC124182432 gene encoding uncharacterized protein LOC124182432 isoform X2, with product MEVNVLTLLLMIASMGLAKATIGNWEGCGGRLERALDALRRDTTRRTRLEDDEPESGIVYQQVLRSAPLEMVVSQLPQDSRGRGGPWAQVERCVYEPSNNSLQTRLVFSDLTVSGRITLLPLDYRVALPAESCRMTLRLRRAGVDFFTSPIARGRGQMRIRTESSFLEPRFASIYAFGCRPTRSDKQIKRQDKWPPQSTLVNGQLAPNLVKNVAPAGNPTENYEEAEPREISSTTTKDDAVVVEKESRKARALFQTDARPGIWRRSDWITRSSSNRQRREVADITPRDFALALAKKARALLIEDAESLSKDSASEMSAKRQVKADGSQVSIHKNGSDVGHGAATNLQNIEVKANYKRETTEIPIVEEALRPRELLLEEDLADDINIAVADDFEGRAWHVREGVTREMEDVFLKGASQALTSYIERQLHPAIKETLMLSMGYTISYG
- the LOC124182432 gene encoding uncharacterized protein LOC124182432 isoform X1, producing the protein MEVNVLTLLLMIASMGLAKATIGNWEGCGGRLERALDALRRDTTRRTRLEDDEPESGIVYQQVLRSAPLEMVVSQVSVKLPQDSRGRGGPWAQVERCVYEPSNNSLQTRLVFSDLTVSGRITLLPLDYRVALPAESCRMTLRLRRAGVDFFTSPIARGRGQMRIRTESSFLEPRFASIYAFGCRPTRSDKQIKRQDKWPPQSTLVNGQLAPNLVKNVAPAGNPTENYEEAEPREISSTTTKDDAVVVEKESRKARALFQTDARPGIWRRSDWITRSSSNRQRREVADITPRDFALALAKKARALLIEDAESLSKDSASEMSAKRQVKADGSQVSIHKNGSDVGHGAATNLQNIEVKANYKRETTEIPIVEEALRPRELLLEEDLADDINIAVADDFEGRAWHVREGVTREMEDVFLKGASQALTSYIERQLHPAIKETLMLSMGYTISYG
- the LOC124182439 gene encoding mitochondrial thiamine pyrophosphate carrier-like; amino-acid sequence: MHDDISETSQIAKQLPHSNIDHAIAGAVSGFVTRFTCQPLDVIKIRFQLQVEPIADHYISKYRSITQACALIVKEEGVSALWKGHVPAQLLSVVYGTGKFSSYNLISKLANDYTFHDRWHHLLHFLAGAGAGIFATIVSFPFDTVRTRLVAQSSNHRVYQGILHCGIEIVRTETPRTFFRGLWPTLLQIAPHSGLQFACYAFFTDVYNQYTHHSGHNFATSMIAGSAAGLVAKTAVYPLDLARKRLQIQGFEHGRKGFGKFFRCNGLVDCVCVIIKTEGLRGLFKGLWPSQLKAAATTALHFTTYEQALILFNSFR
- the LOC124182440 gene encoding alpha/beta hydrolase domain-containing protein 17B → MNGLSLSELCCLFCCPPCPSRIAAKLAFLPPEPTYSFTEDEASSSKFTIALSERAEWQYTEREKESVEGFYARTSRGNRIACLFVRCSATARFTILFSHGNAVDLGQMSSFYLGLGSRINCNIFSYDYSGYGVSGGKPSEKNLYADIDAAWHALRTRYGISPENIILYGQSIGTVPTVDLAARYEVGAVVLHSPLMSGMRVAFPNTKRTWFFDAFPSIDKVPKVTSPVLVIHGTEDEVIDFSHGLAIYERCPRPVEPLWVEGAGHNDVELYNQYLERLKQFVSVELVN